A window of Chlorobium phaeobacteroides DSM 266 genomic DNA:
AGGATCTTGCCATTGATTCTCCCTATAATACCTATCGCTACGGCGGTCTGCCGCCAGGACCGATCTGTAATCCCGGAACGGCATCGATACTTGCCGTTCTCAATCCCGAAGAAACCGGGTTCATCTACTTTGTCGCAACAGGAAAAGGTGGTCACTATTTTGCTGAAACCATCGCTGCGCATCACGAAAACATCAGAAAATACAAGGCGGCCAAGCATGCGTCATTACCCTGATTCCTTGAGGAATAGCTCAACGGGGTGTAAGCCGTTCCTTGAAATAATTTATATTATCACCATATACATAAACGATTTTCTCTAACTAACCTTACGTTACAATGCAGAAAAAGACCTTGTCTGACGTAGCAATCCAAGGCAAACGGGTATTAATGCGCGTCGATTTTAATGTCCCTATCGATGAAGAAAAAAATATCACCGATGACAAAAGAATCGTTGAGGCCCTTCCTTCCATAAAAAAAATCATCGACGGGGGTGGGCGCCTGATTCTCATGTCCCATCTGGGCAGGCCAAAAGGAAAGGTGAATGCCGAGTTTTCGCTTGCTCCTGTTGCGCACAGACTTTCGGAACTTCTTGATACTCCCGTTGCCATGGCTAAAGACTGCATCGGCACGGAAGTCATGCAGGCGGCTCTCGCTCTTCAGGACGGCGAAGTGATGCTTCTTGAAAATCTCAGATTTCACGCCGAAGAGGAGGCCAACAACCCGGATTTCGCAAAAGAGCTTGCTTCGCTTGGAGAGATTTTTGTGAACGATGCGTTTGGAACTGCCCACAGAGCCCATGCGTCGACAGAGGGAATTACCCATTATGTCCCCGTAGCGGTTGCCGGCTATCTTATCGAAAAGGAACTGAACTATCTTGGGAAAGCTCTTGACAACCCCGAAAGACCTTTTGTGGCAATTCTCGGCGGATCGAAAATATCCGGCAAGATCGATGTGCTTGAAAATCTCTTTACAAAAGTCGATACGGTGCTCATAGGCGGAGCCATGGTGTTTACCTTTTTCAAGGCTCAGGGGCTCAATGTCGGAAACTCCCTGGTTGAAGACAACAAACTCGACCTTGCTCAGGCGCTGCTCAAACAGGCCGCCGATAAGGGAATCAACCTCCTTCTTCCGGACGATGTTCTGGTGGCTGCGACTATTTCTTCCGACGCGTCTTCGCATGTTGAGGCGGTCAACAGCATGAGCGACGGGATGATCGGTGTTGATATCGGCCCGAAAACCATCGAAAAATACCGGAATGAAATTCTTGCCGCCCGCACCGTGCTGTGGAACGGTCCTATGGGAGTTTTTGAAATCGACAACTTTGCCGAGGGAACATTCGCCATTGCGAAAGCTCTTGCCGAAGCGACCTCCTCCGGGGCAATAACCATTGTGGGGGGGGGCGATTCTGCTGCCGCTATCGCTAAAGCAGCGCTTTCGGACTCTATCACCCATATTTCAACGGGCGGAGGAGCGAGTCTTGAATTTCTCGAGGGGAAAGCGCTTCCCGGAATCGAAGCACTGAACGATTAAAGAGTACCGAGGATTATGGGTATGTCTACAGAAAAGATCGATTACTCCCTTTACGCTTTCGGGATGCCAGAGAGCCGCAAAGTAACAACGGACAATGAACAATAACAGCCAGCCATACAGTCCCGGGGGGTTCCAGGTAATTCCCCCGGCTATAAAGCTTATCATTCTTGCCAATGTGGCGATATTTTTATTCCAGACCAGCGGACTTGGCGCATTTATTACCGCCTATGGAGCGTTGTGGCCGATCAATTCGCATAACGACACTGGCCTCTCGTTTCAGATATGGCAACCGGTAACCTACATGTTTCTTCATGGCAGCATGGGGCACCTGTTCTTCAATATGTTCGCGCTCTGGATTTTCGGAACGGAGATTGAAAATTACTGGGGAACCCGTCAGTTCACGATCTATTATTTTATCTGCGGCATCGGAGCCGCACTTATCAACCTGCTGACGACCATCGGAGACCCGTACTCTACTGTCGGCGCTTCGGGAGCTATTTACGGCATTCTCCTCGCTTTCGGGATGATGTTTCCTGAACGGTACATCTATCTCTATTTTCTGCTTCCGGTTAAAGCAAAATATTTTGTTGCGGGCTATGCCTTTCTTGAATTCATTTCGGGCCTTGGCAGCAGAACTATGGGCAGCGGAAGCAATATCGCGCATTTCGCCCATCTCGGCGGTATGCTTGTCGGGTTTATCTACATAACCCTGAAACGTCAGGAGTGGTCGCTTTCCCGTTTCATCAGCAAGGCTCGCCCTGCTCTTCCGAAAAAGAAGAGCGCAGCGATCCACAACATCAGTTCCGGCACTACCAAACCGTCAGAAGAGGAAATCGACGCCATTCTTGACAAGATCTCGCGTAACGGTTATGAATCATTAACCGGGCAGGAACGACAAAAACTGCTCAAAGCGGGGGGCAAAGAGTCATGAGCACAAAAAAAACCAACCCGGTGTTTCAGAAGGCAAAGCTGAAGGCGGAATCGCTCCTTAATGATCCAGAAAAGACAAAAAAGCTCATTCAGGCCGCCTTCAACAAAGCTGATTCCGGAAAATACGCATCATCTTTCCGCGCCGTTACCGGAAAGCTCAATGCCCTGGGAAGAATGGTTCGGTGCTACGTCAAAAAAGAGTATCGCGATATTTCGCTCCAAACCATTGTTCTGGCAACCGCGGCGCTGATATACTTTGTCTGGCCTCTTGACGTGATGGCCGACATTATTCCTCTTTTGGGCTTTGCGGACGACGCGGCAATCATTTTGGCCGTCTTTTCATCTATCAGTCAGGATATAGAAAAATTTCTTGCCTGGGAGAGTTCAAAAGAGAGCGGTGCTGAAGTTATTGAGTATACAGAAATCGACCCCCCCACACCCTGATCACTCGCGCTCAAAACAGGCAACGCTTTCAATGTGGCTGGTATGCGGAAACATATCAACCGGTTGGAGCGATGTGAGCCGGTATCCCCCCTTGCATATCTCGCTGCCGTCACGGGCAAGGCTTGCCGGGTTGCAACTGACATAGACGATTTTTTCAGGAGCAATCCTCACCATCACCTCAAGCGCCTTTGGATGCATGCCTGCTCTTGGCGGGTCGGTCACAATAACCCGGGGTTTGTCGTGACGTTGAAGCGCATCAACCATGGCTCTGTGATCATTGAGGTCAACCTGCATGAAAAGAACATGCTCTCTCTGGTTCAGTGCCGCATTTTTTCGGGCATCGGCAACCGAGCTTTCAGAAACCTCAAGCCCTATCACCTGTCGGCAGTAATCGGAAAGATAGAGCGCAATGGTTCCTGTTCCACAGAAAAGATCATAAACGGTATCTCCGATGTCGAGCCCGGCGACCCTCAGAATTTCGTCGTAAAGCAAAACTGTCTGCGCTGAATTGGTTTGAAAAAACGAGTTCGCCGATATGTTGAAATCCAGTTTCCCCAATCTTTCGGTGATAAACCCGTCTCCGGCTACAAGAAACTCCTCTTCTCCGAGAGCGACGGTGTTCTTTCTTGTCGTTACATTATTCAGGATGGTCATCTCCTGATTCGGCATGGCCGCGGAAAGAACTTCAGCATAACTTCTCATCAGTTCACTGTCATGCCATGATGTCACCAGATTCACCATGAGTTGACGACGGTGTTCACTGGATCTGATAACAAGGTTTCGTAAATAACCCGTATTCGATCTGGTGCTGTATGCGCTGAGTTCGCGCTCAAGACAAAAACTGCGCGTCAGGGCAAGAACCTCATTCATGCTCGAAGGCGCAAGATAACAGTAGTCAACATCGAGCACTTTTTCAAAATTTCCCGGAGCATGGAACCCAAGGGCAAAATCCGGCGAAGAGAGTGGCTTTTCAAGCACAAGCTCCCCTGGCATGAGGTAACGACGAGCGGAAAAGGAAAACTCGATCTTGTTGCGGTAATGTAATGGCGCGACGGCGCCCATGACCGGCTTGACCTGAGGATTTTCGAAACCTCCGATATGAACCATGGCGTCGATGATCTTTTTACGCTTGAGCTCCTTCTGCACCTCATAAGCGATATGCATCATCTTGCATCCTCCACAAACGCCAAAAAAGCCGCACTCAGGCGTCACCCTGTCGCCCGAGGGAATCAGCACCTCAACGAGAGTCGCTTCGATATATCGCTGCCGAATTTTTTTTATCGCTGCCGATACCCGGTCTCCGACCGCAAGCATCCCTGTAACCATAACGGCCATACCGTTATCAAGTCGCCCGAAGCACTGGTTCTTTTCGGCAAGATCGGTAATGCTGAGCTCGATAAGCGCTCCTTTTCTGTACTGCTCTTTTTCCATTGGCCATGCAATTATCTGCCGTGAGTCAACAGCGCGGCACCAAAAACACCTGCGCTGTCGCCAAGACCGGGTTGTAGTAAAGGAATTCGGAGTTCCGTGTTGAATAGATGACGTTCAATCGCACGAACGGTTTGACTTGTATAAAGCTGCGTTATGCGCCCGACGCCACCGCCGATGATGCAAATATCAGGATCAAGTATATTGATTACCGCACCCAGCGCTTTTCCGAAATAGTTCTGAAGACGGCTGATCGTCGCTCTTGCTGCCGGATCGCTTTCGACCGATCCGGCGATCTCTTCGAGCGGTTTAACGCTCCCGGTAAGAGTGCCATAATACCGTTCGAGCGCGGGGCCGGAGATAACGGTTTCGACGCACCCTTTCCGCCCGCAGTAGCAGGCATCTCCATCCTCAATGAGTTCATTGTGTCCCCATTCGCCGGCAATTCCATGTGCACCGCGGATCAGTTGACCGCTGAAAACGATTCCCCCGCCGACACCGGTGCCG
This region includes:
- a CDS encoding ROK family protein, producing MSQRYWGIDLGGTKIEVVVTDRASVPLIRRRIATEAHRGYRHLLLRIRLLLEVVSTESGYPLPLCIGMGTPGRYDLATGEIRNSNTTCLNGRDLKRDLEELLQREMVIENDANCFTLAESKLGSGIDCMRMPGKTAFGIILGTGVGGGIVFSGQLIRGAHGIAGEWGHNELIEDGDACYCGRKGCVETVISGPALERYYGTLTGSVKPLEEIAGSVESDPAARATISRLQNYFGKALGAVINILDPDICIIGGGVGRITQLYTSQTVRAIERHLFNTELRIPLLQPGLGDSAGVFGAALLTHGR
- a CDS encoding phosphoglycerate kinase — its product is MQKKTLSDVAIQGKRVLMRVDFNVPIDEEKNITDDKRIVEALPSIKKIIDGGGRLILMSHLGRPKGKVNAEFSLAPVAHRLSELLDTPVAMAKDCIGTEVMQAALALQDGEVMLLENLRFHAEEEANNPDFAKELASLGEIFVNDAFGTAHRAHASTEGITHYVPVAVAGYLIEKELNYLGKALDNPERPFVAILGGSKISGKIDVLENLFTKVDTVLIGGAMVFTFFKAQGLNVGNSLVEDNKLDLAQALLKQAADKGINLLLPDDVLVAATISSDASSHVEAVNSMSDGMIGVDIGPKTIEKYRNEILAARTVLWNGPMGVFEIDNFAEGTFAIAKALAEATSSGAITIVGGGDSAAAIAKAALSDSITHISTGGGASLEFLEGKALPGIEALND
- a CDS encoding YkvA family protein, which codes for MSTKKTNPVFQKAKLKAESLLNDPEKTKKLIQAAFNKADSGKYASSFRAVTGKLNALGRMVRCYVKKEYRDISLQTIVLATAALIYFVWPLDVMADIIPLLGFADDAAIILAVFSSISQDIEKFLAWESSKESGAEVIEYTEIDPPTP
- the rlmD gene encoding 23S rRNA (uracil(1939)-C(5))-methyltransferase RlmD — encoded protein: MEKEQYRKGALIELSITDLAEKNQCFGRLDNGMAVMVTGMLAVGDRVSAAIKKIRQRYIEATLVEVLIPSGDRVTPECGFFGVCGGCKMMHIAYEVQKELKRKKIIDAMVHIGGFENPQVKPVMGAVAPLHYRNKIEFSFSARRYLMPGELVLEKPLSSPDFALGFHAPGNFEKVLDVDYCYLAPSSMNEVLALTRSFCLERELSAYSTRSNTGYLRNLVIRSSEHRRQLMVNLVTSWHDSELMRSYAEVLSAAMPNQEMTILNNVTTRKNTVALGEEEFLVAGDGFITERLGKLDFNISANSFFQTNSAQTVLLYDEILRVAGLDIGDTVYDLFCGTGTIALYLSDYCRQVIGLEVSESSVADARKNAALNQREHVLFMQVDLNDHRAMVDALQRHDKPRVIVTDPPRAGMHPKALEVMVRIAPEKIVYVSCNPASLARDGSEICKGGYRLTSLQPVDMFPHTSHIESVACFERE
- a CDS encoding rhomboid family intramembrane serine protease, whose protein sequence is MNNNSQPYSPGGFQVIPPAIKLIILANVAIFLFQTSGLGAFITAYGALWPINSHNDTGLSFQIWQPVTYMFLHGSMGHLFFNMFALWIFGTEIENYWGTRQFTIYYFICGIGAALINLLTTIGDPYSTVGASGAIYGILLAFGMMFPERYIYLYFLLPVKAKYFVAGYAFLEFISGLGSRTMGSGSNIAHFAHLGGMLVGFIYITLKRQEWSLSRFISKARPALPKKKSAAIHNISSGTTKPSEEEIDAILDKISRNGYESLTGQERQKLLKAGGKES